A section of the Clostridium omnivorum genome encodes:
- a CDS encoding 3'-5' exoribonuclease YhaM family protein → MKREGMVQEDMDFKNINEFQAGERIDGFFLVKSVECKTSSNGKRYLDFNLGDKTGEINAKLWELADGDDKRYSENTLIKVRGMVNLWQNVLQLKIEKVRESIPSDGVKIDDFVPVAPLEPEFMYSEIMNYVMAMKNEDIKNIVSYVLEENKEKLMYYPAAKKNHHSIKSGLLYHELTMLRIGESLAKIYTYVNTDLLYAGIILHDLEKLHEMESSVLGIVSEYTVQGQLLGHIVQGIKNLEVIGENLGADKEIVMLLQHMILSHHYEPEFGSPVKPMIPEAELLHHIDIIDARMFDMKKALGDTEAGSFSERIWSLEGRKVYKTAMENE, encoded by the coding sequence GTGAAACGAGAAGGGATGGTACAAGAAGATATGGATTTTAAAAATATAAATGAGTTTCAAGCAGGTGAAAGAATAGATGGGTTTTTTCTTGTAAAATCTGTGGAGTGTAAGACTTCCAGCAATGGCAAGAGATATCTTGACTTTAATTTAGGAGACAAGACAGGGGAAATAAATGCTAAGCTCTGGGAGCTTGCTGATGGAGATGATAAAAGATATTCTGAAAATACCCTTATAAAGGTTAGAGGAATGGTAAATCTTTGGCAGAATGTTCTTCAGTTAAAGATTGAAAAGGTTAGAGAAAGTATTCCTTCAGATGGAGTTAAGATTGATGATTTTGTTCCTGTAGCACCTCTTGAGCCTGAATTTATGTATAGTGAAATAATGAATTATGTAATGGCCATGAAGAATGAGGATATTAAAAATATCGTCAGCTACGTGTTAGAAGAAAACAAAGAAAAGCTTATGTATTATCCAGCAGCTAAAAAAAATCACCACTCTATAAAGTCAGGGCTTCTATATCATGAATTAACTATGCTAAGAATAGGTGAAAGTCTTGCGAAAATTTATACCTATGTGAATACGGACTTATTATACGCAGGAATTATACTTCATGATTTAGAAAAGCTTCATGAAATGGAATCAAGTGTACTAGGAATAGTTAGCGAATATACGGTACAGGGTCAACTTTTAGGGCATATAGTTCAAGGAATAAAGAATTTAGAAGTGATTGGTGAAAACCTTGGGGCAGATAAAGAAATTGTTATGCTGCTGCAGCATATGATACTTTCTCACCATTATGAACCTGAGTTTGGAAGCCCTGTGAAGCCTATGATTCCTGAAGCAGAATTATTGCATCATATTGATATAATCGATGCTAGAATGTTTGATATGAAAAAGGCTTTAGGTGATACTGAAGCTGGAAGTTTTTCAGAGAGAATTTGGTCTCTTGAGGGAAGAAAAGTTTATAAAACAGCTATGGAAAATGAATAA
- a CDS encoding BlaI/MecI/CopY family transcriptional regulator: protein MKEIPAISDAEWEVMKVVWGKYPITAGEIISVMENQKDWKPKTIKTLIGRLVKKDVLGYEEKQRVYCYYPLISQEDCIQKENKSFIKRVYNGAVKSMLVNFINDSELTEEDVRELQKLLQEREEN from the coding sequence ATGAAGGAGATACCTGCTATATCTGATGCTGAATGGGAAGTTATGAAAGTAGTATGGGGGAAGTATCCAATTACTGCAGGTGAGATAATTTCAGTTATGGAAAATCAAAAGGATTGGAAGCCTAAAACAATTAAAACGCTGATAGGCAGACTGGTAAAAAAGGATGTGCTTGGGTACGAAGAGAAGCAACGAGTATATTGTTATTATCCATTGATTAGTCAAGAGGATTGCATACAAAAGGAAAATAAGTCTTTTATTAAAAGAGTTTATAATGGTGCTGTAAAATCTATGCTTGTTAATTTTATTAATGACAGTGAACTAACTGAGGAAGATGTAAGGGAGCTTCAAAAATTATTGCAAGAAAGGGAAGAAAATTAA
- the addA gene encoding helicase-exonuclease AddAB subunit AddA, translating to MGETKWTKEQQMAIDTRNCNLLVAAAAGSGKTAVLVERIIKIITNEDNPVDIDRLLIVTFTSAAAAEMRERIGDAISKALDKNPESKQLQRQLTLLNKASITTIHSFCLQTIKNNFHVIDLDPNFRISDATEAVLLKHETLQDLFEEKYAETDEMGNQDKSFLNLVESYGGSRDDRNLQEIVLRLYEFVMSGPWPKKWLDEAAEAFNLPETFDFGASKWGEVLKESIKIEMLGLRDMVVNTLAIASTARGLEPYAENFKSDLAVVDDLLRACSGTWQNLYEEFVSFKFEKLNTISKKAEPDKTAQDKVKKIRDEVKKKINGIVEDVFSFSPEENNRALRQLYPMMKSLCDLVIAFDMKYKERKKERGILDFNDLEHFTLEILTVENNHGEVETSEVAYRFREQYEEVLVDEYQDSNLVQEVLINMVSRKYTDKPNVFMVGDVKQSIYRFRQAEPGLFLEKYNSYSKESGENNRKIMLYKNFRSREGVIEGVNYIFKLIMSKNIGELEYTEEEALNLGASFMENEDPNTTVGGPVELHLMEKKSSRKERTLEDSEEEQEEAAEITEEEDIDNVQLEARLVAKRIKDLMTTDSEGKRFKVYDKITNDYRPVQYRDIVILLRATASYAPVFMEELEGYGIPVYADADSGYFETIEIKTMMSLLQIIDNPRQDIPLLAVLRSPIFSFTPEELIDIRTANKEVSLYEALKELIVRFENNDLEERDTEAAAKKSIEFTHKLKIWRKKSQHMAIDELIWYLYTDTGYYGYAGAMPGGVQRQANLKILFERARQFEKTSYRGLFNFVNFINKLKTSSGDMGSAKVLGENENVVRIMSIHKSKGLEFPIVFVSACGKNFNMMDMNRPILYHQKLGLGPNYVDPEIRITYQTLLKQALKKKVKFESLSEEMRVLYVAFTRAKEKLIVTGAVNNLEAAAVKWCSYMDTEDFKVPEYGILKGKSYLDWIGPALARHQDGGIIRELAGISDKGVNIIQDKSQWQLHLWKKEDILVDEEIGLVDKLEEFNEVMEERLEEPDISNEVLADLEREMTESDYKEEVYRRLNWEYPYKRAAGIPAVVTVSELKRLENAVFSGEYTAKITTPVLSRKPRFMEEKKGLSGAEKGTAVHAVMQHLNLNNISLEAIRDKICEMRALELLTEEQASSVNAEKIFRFFGSEIGERMLKAKDTVKREVPFSIKLKSTEVDKSLPEEIYGNEMQLLQGVIDCYFEEDDGIILLDYKTDYATEDNMEEIKQRYKKQIYYYDLALNRILGNPSKEKYIYLFSNGQILKY from the coding sequence ATGGGTGAAACTAAGTGGACTAAAGAACAGCAGATGGCTATAGATACAAGAAATTGTAATCTTCTAGTGGCTGCTGCAGCAGGTTCAGGAAAGACAGCAGTACTAGTTGAAAGAATTATAAAAATCATCACGAATGAAGATAATCCTGTAGACATAGATAGGCTTCTAATAGTGACCTTTACTAGTGCAGCAGCTGCTGAAATGAGGGAGAGAATTGGTGATGCTATTTCTAAGGCCTTGGACAAGAACCCAGAATCAAAACAGCTTCAAAGACAGCTTACTCTGCTCAATAAGGCAAGTATAACAACTATTCACTCCTTCTGCCTTCAAACTATTAAAAATAACTTTCATGTTATAGACTTAGACCCAAACTTTAGAATTTCTGATGCTACTGAAGCAGTGCTTTTAAAGCATGAAACACTGCAGGATCTTTTTGAGGAAAAGTATGCAGAGACTGATGAAATGGGAAATCAGGATAAGAGTTTTCTGAACTTAGTAGAAAGCTATGGTGGAAGCAGGGATGATAGAAACCTGCAGGAGATAGTATTAAGATTATATGAATTTGTTATGAGTGGACCTTGGCCTAAAAAGTGGTTAGATGAGGCGGCAGAAGCCTTCAACCTGCCAGAAACCTTTGACTTTGGAGCTTCAAAATGGGGAGAAGTGCTTAAGGAAAGTATAAAAATTGAAATGCTAGGATTAAGGGATATGGTAGTTAATACCTTAGCTATAGCAAGTACTGCTAGAGGTCTGGAGCCCTATGCAGAAAATTTTAAAAGTGATTTAGCTGTAGTGGATGATTTACTGCGAGCTTGTAGTGGTACTTGGCAAAATCTATACGAGGAATTTGTAAGTTTTAAGTTTGAAAAGTTAAATACCATAAGTAAAAAAGCTGAGCCTGATAAGACTGCACAGGATAAAGTTAAAAAAATAAGAGATGAAGTTAAAAAGAAGATAAATGGAATTGTAGAAGATGTTTTTAGCTTTAGTCCTGAGGAAAACAATAGGGCTCTTAGACAGCTATATCCAATGATGAAAAGTCTGTGTGACCTAGTTATAGCTTTTGATATGAAGTATAAAGAAAGAAAAAAAGAAAGAGGAATACTAGACTTTAATGATTTGGAGCATTTTACTCTAGAAATTTTGACAGTGGAAAATAATCACGGTGAAGTAGAGACCTCTGAGGTTGCTTATAGGTTTAGAGAACAATATGAAGAAGTGCTGGTGGATGAATATCAAGACAGCAACTTGGTACAAGAAGTGCTTATAAATATGGTGTCTAGAAAATATACAGATAAGCCAAATGTATTTATGGTTGGTGACGTAAAGCAGAGTATTTATAGGTTTAGGCAGGCAGAGCCAGGTTTATTCCTTGAAAAGTACAATAGCTATTCAAAGGAATCTGGAGAAAATAATAGAAAAATAATGCTCTACAAAAACTTTAGAAGCAGAGAAGGTGTAATTGAAGGGGTAAACTATATTTTTAAGCTTATAATGTCTAAAAATATAGGTGAGCTGGAGTATACAGAGGAAGAAGCGTTAAACTTAGGCGCAAGCTTTATGGAAAATGAAGACCCAAATACAACTGTTGGAGGACCTGTAGAGCTTCATTTAATGGAGAAGAAAAGCTCAAGAAAAGAAAGGACATTAGAGGACAGCGAAGAAGAGCAGGAAGAAGCAGCTGAAATCACTGAAGAGGAAGATATAGATAATGTTCAGCTTGAGGCAAGGCTGGTTGCAAAGAGAATAAAAGACCTAATGACTACTGATTCAGAAGGTAAGAGATTTAAAGTATATGACAAAATCACCAATGATTATAGGCCAGTACAATATAGAGATATAGTAATATTGCTTCGTGCTACTGCCAGTTATGCTCCAGTATTTATGGAGGAGCTAGAAGGCTATGGAATACCAGTGTATGCTGATGCTGACAGCGGTTATTTTGAAACTATAGAAATAAAAACAATGATGTCTCTGCTTCAGATTATAGATAATCCAAGGCAGGATATACCACTGCTTGCAGTACTACGTTCACCTATATTTTCTTTTACTCCAGAGGAGCTTATAGATATTAGAACAGCTAATAAAGAAGTATCTTTATATGAAGCACTTAAAGAACTGATAGTAAGGTTTGAAAATAATGATTTAGAAGAAAGAGATACTGAAGCAGCTGCTAAAAAGTCAATTGAATTTACTCACAAGCTGAAGATTTGGAGAAAAAAATCGCAGCATATGGCAATAGATGAATTGATATGGTATTTATATACGGATACAGGATACTATGGGTATGCAGGTGCTATGCCAGGGGGAGTACAAAGACAAGCAAATCTGAAGATATTATTTGAAAGAGCGAGGCAGTTTGAAAAAACTAGCTATAGGGGCTTATTTAACTTTGTCAACTTTATAAATAAGCTGAAAACAAGCAGCGGCGATATGGGAAGTGCAAAAGTTCTAGGTGAAAATGAAAATGTAGTAAGAATAATGAGTATACATAAAAGTAAAGGCTTGGAGTTTCCTATAGTGTTTGTATCAGCCTGTGGTAAGAATTTCAACATGATGGACATGAATAGACCTATACTATACCATCAAAAGCTAGGACTTGGTCCTAATTATGTTGATCCTGAGATAAGAATAACCTATCAAACCCTTTTAAAACAAGCTTTAAAGAAAAAAGTTAAGTTCGAGAGTCTTTCAGAGGAAATGAGGGTGCTGTATGTAGCATTTACAAGGGCAAAAGAAAAGCTGATAGTAACTGGAGCAGTAAATAATCTAGAAGCTGCAGCAGTTAAGTGGTGCTCATATATGGATACAGAGGACTTTAAGGTGCCAGAATACGGAATTTTAAAGGGAAAAAGTTATCTAGATTGGATAGGCCCAGCTCTTGCTAGGCACCAGGATGGAGGCATAATTAGAGAACTTGCAGGAATAAGCGACAAGGGTGTTAATATAATCCAGGATAAGTCACAATGGCAACTACATTTGTGGAAAAAAGAAGACATTCTTGTGGATGAAGAAATTGGGCTTGTGGATAAATTAGAGGAATTTAATGAAGTTATGGAAGAAAGGCTTGAAGAACCGGATATTTCAAATGAGGTTCTTGCTGATTTAGAAAGGGAAATGACAGAAAGTGATTATAAGGAAGAAGTATATAGAAGACTAAATTGGGAGTATCCTTATAAAAGGGCAGCAGGTATACCAGCAGTTGTTACAGTAAGTGAGCTTAAAAGACTTGAAAATGCAGTCTTCTCTGGAGAATATACTGCGAAAATTACAACTCCAGTGCTATCTAGAAAACCAAGATTCATGGAGGAGAAAAAGGGTTTAAGTGGAGCTGAAAAAGGTACTGCAGTGCATGCTGTAATGCAGCATTTAAATTTAAATAATATTTCCTTGGAAGCCATAAGAGATAAAATATGTGAGATGAGGGCTTTAGAACTTCTAACAGAAGAACAAGCAAGTTCTGTAAATGCTGAAAAAATATTTCGCTTTTTTGGTAGTGAAATTGGTGAGAGGATGCTAAAAGCAAAGGATACTGTAAAAAGAGAAGTTCCTTTTAGTATAAAGCTTAAGAGTACAGAAGTTGATAAAAGCCTTCCGGAAGAAATCTATGGGAACGAAATGCAGCTGCTTCAAGGAGTTATAGATTGCTATTTTGAAGAAGATGATGGAATAATACTCCTAGACTATAAAACGGATTATGCTACAGAAGATAATATGGAAGAAATAAAACAGAGATACAAAAAACAGATTTATTATTATGATTTAGCACTAAATAGAATCTTAGGTAATCCTTCTAAAGAAAAGTATATTTATTTATTTAGTAATGGTCAGATATTAAAATACTAA
- the pepT gene encoding peptidase T, which produces MSKVVERLLKYVSFDTKADDDSNTVPTTPGQIVLAKELVKELEEIGMQDVSVDENGYVMATLPSNMDKKVPSIGFIAHMDTSPDMSGTNVKPQFVENYDGGDIVLNKELNIVLSPKDFPELKESIGETLITTDGTTLLGADDKAGIAEIITAIEYLIQHPEVPHGEIRVGFTPDEEVGRGPLHFDVKKFNTELAYTMDGGAIGELECENFNAAAAKITVEGRNVHPGYAKNKMVNSMLIANEIISLFPELETPQATEGYEGFYHLNSINGGVESTVLSYIIRDFDEENFAKRKQFIVDMVEYLNKKYNNRIKLELRDQYKNMKEKIEPVQYVVDNVIKAMEETGIKPLIRPIRGGTDGATISFMGIPTPNIFAGGLNFHGKYEYVPVSSMEKAVELILKIVEIYTR; this is translated from the coding sequence ATGTCAAAAGTAGTAGAAAGATTATTAAAGTACGTAAGTTTTGATACTAAGGCAGATGACGATTCTAATACTGTACCAACTACTCCAGGACAAATAGTTTTAGCTAAGGAGTTAGTAAAAGAACTTGAGGAAATTGGAATGCAAGATGTATCTGTAGATGAAAATGGATATGTTATGGCAACTCTTCCTTCAAATATGGATAAAAAGGTTCCAAGCATTGGTTTTATAGCTCATATGGATACAAGCCCTGATATGAGTGGTACAAATGTTAAGCCACAATTTGTTGAAAACTATGATGGTGGAGACATTGTATTAAACAAGGAATTAAACATAGTACTTTCACCAAAAGACTTCCCAGAATTAAAGGAATCCATAGGTGAAACACTTATAACTACTGATGGTACAACACTTCTTGGAGCAGATGATAAGGCTGGTATAGCTGAGATAATTACTGCAATAGAATATTTAATTCAGCATCCAGAAGTACCTCATGGAGAAATAAGAGTAGGATTTACTCCAGATGAAGAAGTTGGAAGAGGTCCACTTCATTTTGATGTAAAGAAATTCAATACAGAATTAGCATATACTATGGATGGAGGAGCTATTGGAGAGCTTGAATGTGAAAACTTCAACGCTGCAGCTGCAAAAATAACAGTTGAAGGAAGAAATGTTCACCCAGGCTATGCAAAAAATAAAATGGTTAACTCCATGCTTATAGCAAATGAAATTATAAGCTTATTCCCAGAACTAGAAACTCCACAAGCAACAGAAGGTTATGAAGGCTTCTATCACTTAAATTCCATAAATGGTGGTGTTGAATCTACAGTACTTAGCTACATAATAAGAGACTTTGATGAAGAGAACTTCGCAAAGAGAAAGCAATTCATTGTAGATATGGTAGAATACTTAAACAAGAAGTATAACAATAGAATTAAACTAGAATTAAGAGACCAATATAAGAACATGAAAGAAAAAATCGAGCCTGTTCAATATGTAGTAGACAATGTAATAAAGGCTATGGAAGAAACAGGTATAAAGCCATTAATTCGTCCAATAAGAGGAGGAACCGATGGAGCTACAATATCCTTCATGGGAATTCCTACTCCAAACATATTTGCTGGAGGATTAAACTTCCACGGTAAATACGAGTATGTTCCAGTATCTTCAATGGAAAAGGCAGTAGAACTTATATTAAAGATAGTTGAAATATACACTAGATAA
- the addB gene encoding helicase-exonuclease AddAB subunit AddB yields MSLRFIYGRAGSGKSRRCLEEIKERVDSDFGKKLVLLIPEQFSFQASKNLINTVGERVATKAQVLSFTRLAYVVFSEVGGITRQLMNPAGKNMLIYRIIDEIKDELKVFKRAGRQQGFVNIIGDIITEFKRYDVNPDLLRIVSGNIKENTALYEKMQDINLIYDIFEKTLHKNYIDSEDELLLLAEKLEHCTLFDGAEIWIDEFSSFTPLQYKIIEKLLKKASRVNITLNTDCLIAGGSTDNTDVFAPIKNTERKLLKFAEDNNIAYEKPLCLEENLLPRFKSSKELAHLEKYFFYFPYNQYKEDTLDISVFKALNMYTEIQNVAREIIALTRDKSFRLNDIAVITRDLDSYEKLVQAIFNEYEIPYFIDKKRDINGNPLVILLNSVIDIFSKGWSYEAVFRYLKTGLTGIEQEDIDLIENYVLANGIKGKKWTEEKWNYRFNYGFQSEEISEIEQETIDRVNEIKNRITEPLMRLNKKIKNRKNVRDMCTAIYELFEELNCYENIEKWISEFKEDKDLDMANEYSQIWNIVIELLDQIVEVMGEEKLTMDEFVKVLTTGINECEIGVIPPSLDQVLVGSIDRIRSHDVSALFIIGVNDGVFPKASNEEGILSDKDREELKELGLELALDTKAQAFEEQFLIYNSLTLSSKYLKISYPIANFEGKTMRPSIIISRLKKVFPNIKEDSDIIKLEDDVENLKAVTGASSTFNELIAAIRGKAEGEAASAVWWDVYSWYKEKPEWKERCIRTFEGLSYSNQVKFVNEKKIRKLYGSPLQFSVSRLERFSQCPFAYYVEYGLKAKQRKIYEFSPPDLGSFIHEVLDEFSEILEKESITWREIEDQWCDEAISLIVDKKVNERTGSILSSSPRYKYMSERLKRIMTKSVNLIAQHIKKSGFDPIGYEMSFGKNGDFPPITVDLPSGDKIELIGRIDRVDELQTEEGLYLRIIDYKSGNKSFKLSDVYYGLQLQLLVYLDAVLSNQEKYIEKGILPGAMLYFRIDDPIVSVKKEMSEEEIQKEVMKTLKMKGLLLKDAKVIKAMDKDIDGYSLIIPAQILKSGEVSSKSSAATLEQFELLRKYVRHILIDLCEEMLNGNISIKPYKKKDSTPCEYCSFSAVCQFDTSIKDNKYKYLNDRSDEEVWELMKKEVEKEVK; encoded by the coding sequence ATGAGCTTAAGATTTATATATGGCCGCGCAGGCAGTGGAAAGAGCAGAAGATGTCTTGAAGAGATAAAGGAAAGGGTGGATTCTGATTTTGGAAAAAAGCTTGTGTTATTAATTCCGGAGCAATTTTCATTTCAGGCAAGTAAAAATCTTATAAATACTGTGGGCGAAAGAGTAGCAACCAAGGCACAGGTATTAAGCTTTACTAGATTGGCTTATGTGGTTTTCAGTGAAGTAGGTGGAATAACTCGTCAGCTTATGAATCCTGCGGGAAAAAATATGCTTATTTATAGGATTATAGACGAAATTAAAGATGAGCTAAAAGTTTTTAAAAGAGCTGGAAGACAACAGGGCTTTGTAAATATAATCGGGGATATTATTACAGAGTTTAAGAGGTATGATGTAAATCCGGACCTACTTAGAATTGTAAGCGGCAATATTAAGGAAAATACTGCACTTTATGAAAAGATGCAGGATATTAATTTGATTTATGATATTTTTGAGAAAACATTACATAAAAATTATATAGATTCAGAAGATGAACTTTTATTGCTGGCAGAGAAACTAGAACACTGTACATTGTTTGATGGAGCGGAAATATGGATTGATGAATTTTCAAGTTTTACGCCTTTGCAGTACAAAATCATTGAAAAGCTATTAAAAAAGGCCAGTAGGGTAAATATAACTTTGAATACTGATTGCCTGATAGCTGGTGGCAGCACAGATAACACTGATGTATTTGCTCCTATTAAAAATACCGAAAGGAAGCTTTTAAAGTTCGCAGAGGACAATAATATCGCTTACGAAAAACCTCTTTGTTTAGAGGAAAATTTACTTCCTAGATTTAAAAGTAGTAAAGAGTTAGCTCATCTAGAAAAGTACTTTTTCTACTTTCCATATAATCAGTATAAGGAAGATACCTTAGATATATCTGTTTTTAAGGCTTTAAACATGTACACTGAGATCCAAAATGTAGCTAGGGAGATAATTGCACTCACAAGGGATAAAAGCTTTAGACTCAATGATATAGCTGTAATAACTAGGGACTTGGATTCATATGAAAAGCTTGTACAGGCTATTTTTAATGAATATGAAATCCCATATTTTATTGATAAAAAGAGGGATATTAACGGTAATCCATTAGTAATACTTTTAAACTCAGTAATAGATATTTTTAGTAAAGGATGGTCCTACGAGGCGGTCTTTAGATATTTAAAGACCGGACTTACAGGTATAGAGCAGGAGGATATAGATTTAATAGAAAATTATGTATTAGCAAATGGTATAAAGGGAAAGAAGTGGACAGAAGAAAAGTGGAATTATAGATTTAACTATGGCTTTCAAAGTGAAGAAATATCTGAAATTGAGCAGGAGACTATTGATAGAGTAAATGAAATAAAAAATAGAATAACTGAACCTCTTATGAGACTTAATAAAAAGATCAAGAATAGAAAAAACGTAAGAGATATGTGTACAGCTATTTATGAGCTTTTTGAAGAACTTAATTGCTATGAGAATATTGAAAAGTGGATAAGTGAGTTTAAGGAAGACAAAGATTTGGATATGGCTAATGAATACAGTCAGATTTGGAATATAGTTATAGAGCTTTTAGATCAGATAGTTGAGGTTATGGGTGAAGAAAAGCTCACCATGGATGAATTTGTAAAGGTGCTTACTACTGGTATAAATGAATGTGAAATCGGGGTTATCCCACCTTCACTTGATCAAGTGTTAGTAGGCAGCATAGATAGAATAAGAAGCCATGATGTTTCAGCATTGTTTATCATAGGAGTAAATGATGGAGTATTCCCTAAGGCTTCTAATGAAGAGGGAATACTATCTGATAAGGATAGAGAGGAATTAAAAGAGCTTGGCTTAGAACTAGCACTGGATACAAAAGCACAAGCCTTCGAAGAACAGTTTTTAATTTATAACAGTTTAACGCTATCCAGCAAATATCTAAAAATCAGCTATCCTATAGCTAATTTTGAAGGCAAGACTATGAGACCTTCAATAATAATATCAAGATTAAAGAAGGTATTTCCAAATATAAAAGAGGACAGTGATATTATAAAGCTTGAAGATGATGTAGAAAATTTAAAAGCTGTAACTGGTGCTTCCTCAACCTTTAATGAGCTTATAGCAGCTATAAGAGGAAAGGCAGAAGGAGAAGCTGCCAGTGCTGTTTGGTGGGATGTATACAGCTGGTACAAGGAAAAACCAGAGTGGAAGGAACGCTGCATTAGGACCTTTGAAGGGCTTTCCTACAGCAATCAGGTTAAGTTTGTAAATGAGAAAAAAATAAGAAAACTCTATGGCTCTCCGCTTCAATTCAGTGTTTCAAGGCTTGAGAGATTTTCGCAGTGTCCTTTTGCCTATTATGTAGAGTATGGTCTTAAGGCAAAACAAAGAAAAATATATGAATTCAGTCCTCCTGACCTGGGCAGCTTTATTCATGAAGTCCTAGATGAATTTTCAGAGATACTTGAAAAGGAAAGTATAACTTGGAGAGAAATAGAAGACCAGTGGTGTGATGAAGCTATTTCGCTTATTGTGGATAAAAAGGTTAATGAAAGAACGGGTTCGATACTAAGTAGTTCACCAAGATATAAATATATGTCTGAAAGACTAAAGAGAATTATGACAAAGTCTGTAAACTTAATAGCTCAGCATATAAAAAAGAGTGGCTTTGACCCTATAGGCTATGAAATGTCCTTTGGAAAGAACGGAGATTTTCCACCAATCACAGTAGATTTGCCATCTGGGGATAAGATTGAGCTAATAGGAAGAATTGATAGAGTTGATGAACTGCAAACAGAAGAAGGGCTTTATCTTAGAATTATAGACTATAAGTCTGGAAATAAATCCTTTAAACTTTCAGATGTATACTATGGACTGCAGCTTCAGCTTTTAGTGTATTTAGATGCAGTACTAAGCAATCAGGAAAAGTATATAGAAAAGGGCATTCTCCCTGGAGCAATGCTGTACTTTAGAATAGACGATCCAATAGTTAGTGTAAAGAAAGAAATGTCTGAGGAAGAGATACAAAAGGAAGTAATGAAGACCTTAAAGATGAAGGGACTATTACTTAAGGATGCTAAGGTAATAAAAGCAATGGATAAGGATATAGATGGTTACTCTCTCATAATACCTGCTCAAATTTTAAAAAGCGGAGAAGTAAGTTCTAAGTCATCTGCAGCTACCTTAGAACAGTTTGAGCTGTTAAGAAAGTATGTAAGACATATTCTTATTGACCTGTGTGAAGAGATGCTTAATGGCAATATAAGTATAAAGCCATATAAAAAGAAGGATAGTACACCTTGTGAATACTGCAGCTTTTCAGCTGTATGTCAATTTGATACCAGTATAAAGGATAACAAATATAAATATTTAAATGATAGATCTGATGAGGAAGTTTGGGAACTTATGAAAAAAGAAGTGGAGAAAGAGGTGAAATAG
- a CDS encoding L-lactate dehydrogenase has product MKVKNTKISIIGAGFVGSTTAYAIMNGGLASEIVIVDLNKDKAEGEAMDLSHGSSFVMPVKITAGGYEDTKDSDIVIITAGAASKPGETRLDLINRNFAIFKSIIPEIVRYSPESILLVVSNPVDVLSYITYKLSGFPKERVIGSGTVLDTSRLKYLLGEHFNVDDRNIHTYIMGEHGDSEIVTWNLTSIAGMGVEEYCKNNCNKCDGNLKYKIQENVKNSAYHIIEKKGATYYAVGLAIRRIVEAILRDENSILTVSTLMEGNYGIDDIYIGAPSIVGASGVKKVLEVPLYDNEAKALKESADKLKKVLSEAQI; this is encoded by the coding sequence ATGAAGGTTAAAAATACTAAGATATCTATAATTGGAGCAGGTTTTGTTGGTTCTACTACAGCATATGCTATTATGAATGGTGGTTTGGCTTCCGAAATAGTAATTGTGGACTTGAATAAAGATAAGGCAGAAGGGGAAGCAATGGACCTTTCTCATGGCTCGTCCTTTGTAATGCCTGTAAAGATTACCGCAGGCGGTTATGAAGATACTAAAGATTCAGATATAGTCATAATTACCGCAGGAGCAGCTTCAAAGCCAGGAGAAACTAGGCTTGATTTGATAAATAGGAATTTTGCAATTTTTAAATCCATAATTCCAGAGATAGTAAGATACAGCCCAGAATCAATTTTACTGGTGGTATCAAACCCTGTAGATGTGTTGAGTTATATTACTTATAAGCTTTCTGGATTTCCAAAGGAAAGGGTTATTGGATCGGGTACAGTTCTTGATACTTCAAGACTAAAATATCTCCTAGGTGAGCACTTTAATGTGGATGATAGAAATATTCATACTTACATTATGGGAGAGCATGGAGACTCAGAAATTGTAACTTGGAATTTAACAAGCATAGCGGGCATGGGTGTAGAAGAGTACTGCAAGAACAATTGCAATAAATGTGATGGAAATCTCAAATATAAAATACAAGAGAATGTTAAAAATTCTGCCTACCATATAATTGAGAAAAAAGGAGCTACCTATTATGCTGTAGGACTTGCAATTCGAAGAATAGTAGAAGCTATTTTGAGAGATGAAAATTCCATCCTCACTGTATCAACTTTGATGGAAGGCAATTATGGCATTGATGACATATATATTGGAGCTCCAAGTATTGTTGGTGCCAGTGGTGTAAAAAAGGTGCTTGAAGTGCCGCTTTATGACAATGAAGCAAAGGCTCTTAAGGAATCAGCTGATAAGCTTAAAAAAGTGCTAAGTGAAGCACAAATTTAA